The genomic segment TCCAATCCTCACCCTCCGGCCAGGCCTGGCAGCAGCGAGCGGATCAGGAAGCGCAGCAGCTGGCGCAGCGGGACGCTGCCCAGCAGAGCGGACCTACGCATCAGGAGGCGGCGCGTCAGGCCTAGTCGGGCGGTCTCCGGTGTCGGTCGAGCTTGCGGCGTTCTATCAAGGAGAGGGTTTTGAAGCGATCGTTCATGTGCGTTTTGATTGGTGGCGCGCTTGCTATCTCGGCCTGCGCGCAGGGCGGCGACACGAGCGGAGCTTCATCGGCGCAAGCCGTACAGACAGCGCCCACGGACATCCAGGACAAGGACAACAGCATGACCGCTTTGAAACCGCCGTCTCCGGACAGCGTGCTGTATTTCGTATACCAGCGCGATGGCGATGGCGCCCACAGCTTCCAGGTTGAAGGCGGCGCGACTGTTGGATATTGGTATGGCCACGCGTTCGACTTGAACGGCGAGCACTACTTCACAGGCTTTACGTCGCGCTCTGTGGGGACGGACGGCTCGGAGGCTGAAAGCACCACAATGGAACCGGGGCATGTCGCGATCGGGCAGGTCACGCTCGTCCAGAAGGATGAGGGCGGTCAAGCAGGTTGGTCTCAGATTGCGACGGATGGTTTTGTCGGTGAGTTCGGCCGTCTCAATCAGCCCGAAATGGTGGATGAGTCTCGCCGCACTGTCTCTCACAAACTGGCGGACGGGCGATTGATTCTCGGCGTGCCCACCCGAATGTTTGAAGACGGCGTTGCGATGTCCAATTACGCTCTATTCCTGTTTAATAAAAACGGGTTGCCGCAAACGCCGTTCCGGGTCTGGACGTATGTCGGCACTGTCCAAGCAGGAAGCGACAATGCTGAGGCCTGCGAAGGAGGCGTGATGACCTGCGCGGCCAGTTCAGGTGAACTCGAGTTTGAGCCGTCTTCCGGCGGAGATCTCCCGCGCATACGCATCGTTCAGTCCGGCGAGACTGTTGTCGGCCCCGGCCAGACTCGTCCACTTGGCCCAGAAGATGCGCTAAGCTTTGAACTCGACGCGAATACAGAGCGCTATCAGGCGCCCTGACCTATTTCGAGTTGACCGCTCTGCATAAGACTCAAGGATTGAGTCCGGTTGACGTCCTGCGGCCCGCCGCGGCCGCACTTCACCTGAGGAGCCAATGATGGCCGGTAATCACGACAGAGCAGCTGTTCTCGACATCATCGAACGCGAGGCTGCTGAGAGCGGTATTCCTCGCGACGATTTTCTGCGCTTTGCCTACATTGAAACAGGCGGGAAGTTCAACGCGGACGCGCACAATCGCGAGAGCGGCGCCAAGGGGCTGTTCCAGTTCATGCCGCGCACGGCAGCAGAGTTCGGGATCACGGGACGCGAGTTTGACGCAACCGCGAACACGGATGCCGCCGCAGCGCTCTACGCGCGTAATCGCACTCAGATCACCAACCGCTCCAATGAGACCGGATACCCGTTTTTGTCGGGGGCAGAGTCGCCGAACGGACTCGACATGTATCTGGCCCACCAGCAGGGTGGCGGCGGATACGCGTCGATCCAGCGTGCAATCGCAACCGGCGAGTTCTCGGGCGCGAGGACGCGCACGAACATTCTCGGCAATATTGATGACGCCGAGTTCTCGCGTTTGACTGGTCACCGACAGGATGCGATCGCAAGGCTGAGCGATCGCGATCTCGCTACGTCGTTCACCCAGTATTGGACGGCGAAGTATGCTGCAATCGCGATCCCGGATCGTGGCATCGAAGCGACTGCGCAGCTGCCAGGCGCGGCTGTCAGACCTGATCCGCTTGCCGACGGCGTGCTGTCGCGTAGCGAGCGCGGTCAGGACGTGCGGGCGCTGCAGGAGTCGCTCAACACGCTGGGCTATCGCGACGGGCAGGGTAATCAGCTTGAGACGACGAGCGGCATCTACGGTCAGCGCACCGAGGAGGCGGTTCGCAGCTTTCAAGCTGCAAGGGGCGCGGAGCAGACTGGCCGCGCGGACGAAGCGACCCGTCAGGCCATCACTGACCAGATAAGCCGCCCAGAGGCCGAGCGGACGTCACCTCCGGCGCCTGAGCGCTCGGGCGCGACTTGGCCTGCGCCAGGCAATACAGAGATCAATCAGGCTGATAAGCCGCGCGAAGGGCGAGGTGAGTTCGGAACGCCCCGCAGCAGCGGGAAGCCGCATGGCGGCATCGATATCCAAGGCGAGGTGGGCGATCCTATCGTCGCGTTTGCGGGCGGCGTTGTGCAGGTTGCGCCGGGAAATGCCGATGCTGGCAATACCGTGCGCATCCAGCATGACGACGGCTCGATGACCAAGTATTTCCACTTAGACGCATTTTCAGTGCGAAACGGTCAGCGCGTTGAGGCGGGCGATCAGATTGGCACGATGGGCCGCACAGGCAACACACCTGCGCACGGCGACACGCATCTGCACTTTGAACTCCTCCGCGACGGACGGCGCGTTGATCCGATGCCAGTGCTGCGCGGGAGCGAGCAGACCAGCGCGGCAGATGTTACCCGCGCCGCGCTTTCGGCAGGCGCGCTGCAGCTCGGCGCCAATGGGGCCGCGGTGATTGCGCTGCAAGAGCAGCTCAATCAGCTCGGCTACCGCGGTGAGGATGGACAGCCTCTCGAGACGAGAAGCGGCACATTCGGCACACACACCGATCACGCGCTGCGCGCGCTTCAGGCCGATAGCGCGATCAAAGTCGATGGGATCTTTGGTGGGCAGTCCCAAGACGCCGTTGCGAGCGCAGTAGAGGCGTCGCGCGCGAATGATCAGCTGATGCAGCACGGCGCAAATGGGCCTGGCGTGGCGGAGTTCCAAAGTAGATTGCATCAGCTCGGCTTTAGCGATGCGTCAGGTCGTGCGCTTTCCGCCGACGGAAAATTTGGCGACTCGACCCGGGAGGCCGTGCTGAACCTGCAGCGCTCCGCCGGCATTCGTGTCGATGGAATCGTGGGGCCTGAAACGCGCGGGAAGATGGAGGAGCTGGAAAGAAGTCGTCCGGCCGAAGAGCGGACGGAGCAGGAAAGCGCTTTGAGGGAATCGCAGGGAGATTTCGTGCAGCGCATGCTAGCTGCTGCTCGAGATGCTGACGGCCTAGATATTCGCCGCCTTGTGGACAATTACGCGTCGAGCGAGCAAGGGCAGCAGTGGCAGAAACAGTCTGCGGATCAAGCGATCACCGATCCGGCCAAAGCAAGCCAGGATCTGTCCCGATAGCGATCTCGCATCTGTGTTCAATTAAAACGGTCGCCTGCCGCCACTGCACCAGCGGATTGCTTGGTGCAGTGGCTCAGCAGGCAACTCTTCCAATGTGCTCTACGAAGGAATTGTATGAAGCCTGGAATTCCGCTCACTCTCACGGCTCTCCTGCTCGCGAGTTCCTGCGTAGGCGCGCAGGACCTTGATCAAGTTCTTACGTATCGGGATAGCGACCCGTTCCTGTTCTGCGAACAGGGACAAGATGTGCGGAAGGCGCCGCTTCGCTGTTGGATGCCGGTGCCACCCTACACGGGCGCCTTCGTCGTCCTGCCGCATTGCCAACCCATCAATACTTACGGGAAGACTTGGTCGAATGACGATATAAATTCGTTTCGCCAGTATCTGACCGTGTGCCCCGTAGGCGAGCAGCCGGGACGCTGGAACGGTCCTGGCAGAAAAGACATGACGCCGCACCAGCATTAATGCTCGGGGGCGCTGTTCTTCGTTCGCTCTTCGATCGCCCGGATTATCACCTACTTCCCAGTTAGGGTTTCGCCTACACAGCCTTCATGGCATTGCGTGCGAATCTACTTCTGTCGTCCAGGCCATTTCACCCGTGAGCGGGGGGCGGAGGCCAAAATCTCCAAGAAAGCGCCGACGTCCGAGACCCCGAAAGGGGTCTCGTCATGTTCATCAGATCGCCAAGGCTTGGCGCATAGGCGCAGTTGGCTCTCCACCGCCACTCGCTCACCCAGTCGTCGCCTACTCCCGAGGCTGTTCAAGGCATACCCACTCCCATTCGCGAGAGCAGGCATGACGCGCGGAACGATCTGGATGGCGCTGCTGCTTGCGACGTCAACCGCTTGGCCCTCAGACCGCACAGCGCAGCCGCTAAGCTGCGTCTATACAGACGGCTGCGGCTGCCGGGTCGCTGTGCCAAATATGCGCTGCCCAGCCAATCTGAGCACGCACTTTTTCCACGAGCTCGCCGAAGGGTCGCCTCTCAAATTCGATTTGGGAAAGAGAGAGGTGTTGGCGCAGTCCACCAAACCCTGGAACAACCATTTCGGTTATGGGGAAGGGGACTCGTGGACCGAGGACTTCCAGTTTCCTGGCGGAACCGCCCGCGTGGACTATTCGCCCGGGCGTTCAACATGCCCGAAGGACGCTGAGGACGGCTGCGAATACTTCGACGTTCGCGCGCGGGTCAAGATTTCTGACTCCGCTGGAGTGCGCAGCTATGAGGGTGTTGGCAAGTGTGGCTGCTGAGTCCGACAGAGCTCGTGTGGCGATGGCGTTGTGATCGTGGTCTAAGAGGGAATACAGGTATGCGATTAGCTTGCGTCGTTGCGATCCTTGCGCTTTCGGCCTGCGGCGGCCTAAGCGCGGACCAGAGCGCTGGGGGTCACCAGGTTAGAGACACTGCTGTGCCCCCGGCGTCCGCGCAGACCTCGCCGGCAGCAGCCCCTGAGAGTGCTCCCTTCAGTGGAGTCTGGGAGTCGTGTGAAGGCGCTGCGTCTTCTGATGAGTGCAGTCGCTATGTCCTGGTCCAGCGCGGTGAACGCATCTGCGGCACTTGGTCATACGTGGCCAGTGGTCAGAGCTACGAGGGGAAGCTCATCGCGAGGACTATCTCGGAAACAAGTGCAGTCGCTACGCAGATCTGCGGACGGGTCGGTGCGGAGACCAATACCGAGTGCGCGGATGGGTGGCAGGACACCGACAAAGCGCTGGATCTGTGCGGCGGGAAGCTTAGCGACATGGCGCGCGCGGACGGCACATGCGTGGCGGACTATCTAAGGGCGAGACTCTCTGAGCGCGCACTGCTCTTAGCGCAGCCTTGGATCGAAAAGTGTCTGACGGCTAACTTTTCAGGTCGCGTTGTTCGTAGGCAGCTCAGCCTGTCCGCAGGCCCGAGGCAACTCGTTTAGGCGTGTTGCTGCGACATTTCACCACGTGCGCGCTCAAGATCTCCCTGAGCCTGCTCGGCATGAGTCAGCTGCGCCGCGTGTGCCGAAGCATCCATCGCGAATGCTTGCCCGCGGGCAGATTCCTGCAGCGCTTCAATCGCAGTTCTCATACGCTCTGGATCTCCGGCGGAAGCCAAGAGCTGCTCGACTTGCGGGTCGCGTTTGTCACTCGTTGAGAGAGAGCGAGATGACGATCCATGGTCTTGGGCTTCAGTCGGTTGGTGCGGCGCGTCTTGGGTAGTTCTGCGCTGTTTTTCAAGCGCATCGATACTCTCGCGCATCTGTCTTGGCGTATCGGTCAGGCCCACGAGCTCAGAGGCGCTGACGCGCTCTCCCGTCACGCGGTGGGCCGTGTCGCTAGCCCAGGAGGCGCAGGTGTTGGTGTATGCCCAAGTGACCTTTTCACGGGTCGCCGCTTCGAACGTCTTGAGCTGATCAGGTGTTAACGCGTAATAGCGACTCGCGGTCGCCTCAAAACCATTCTCGATGCCGCGGCGCACGTCGGTTGGGGGCGCCGCCTCCTGACTGAAGCGCGGATGGTCCGCCGGCCATAAGCCGTAGGCCTCGGTCTTACCACTTCGCGTGATCGTCAGCCAAGCGTGTCCATCGAGCAGAGGCGAGCCTGGCTCCGTATTCGTATGGATACCCAAAACGGCACGGTCACTCGGCCTTTGGTCTTGATCAGACATCCGTGTCTTCCTTCTTGCGCAAGGTGATTAGGGATAGACCTGCTTTTCGCCATCGGCATGCAAAACGACGACGCGCGCGGCATCAAAGGGAAGGTGCACTTCCGCCTGCCAGCTATCGTCCAGGGGGATCACTGACTTCGCCATTGGCTCGCACGGAGATCCCACAGCGCAGCGGCTGATGACAATGCGGAGCGCATCGTCGAC from the Luteimonas fraxinea genome contains:
- a CDS encoding peptidoglycan-binding protein, with the translated sequence MAGNHDRAAVLDIIEREAAESGIPRDDFLRFAYIETGGKFNADAHNRESGAKGLFQFMPRTAAEFGITGREFDATANTDAAAALYARNRTQITNRSNETGYPFLSGAESPNGLDMYLAHQQGGGGYASIQRAIATGEFSGARTRTNILGNIDDAEFSRLTGHRQDAIARLSDRDLATSFTQYWTAKYAAIAIPDRGIEATAQLPGAAVRPDPLADGVLSRSERGQDVRALQESLNTLGYRDGQGNQLETTSGIYGQRTEEAVRSFQAARGAEQTGRADEATRQAITDQISRPEAERTSPPAPERSGATWPAPGNTEINQADKPREGRGEFGTPRSSGKPHGGIDIQGEVGDPIVAFAGGVVQVAPGNADAGNTVRIQHDDGSMTKYFHLDAFSVRNGQRVEAGDQIGTMGRTGNTPAHGDTHLHFELLRDGRRVDPMPVLRGSEQTSAADVTRAALSAGALQLGANGAAVIALQEQLNQLGYRGEDGQPLETRSGTFGTHTDHALRALQADSAIKVDGIFGGQSQDAVASAVEASRANDQLMQHGANGPGVAEFQSRLHQLGFSDASGRALSADGKFGDSTREAVLNLQRSAGIRVDGIVGPETRGKMEELERSRPAEERTEQESALRESQGDFVQRMLAAARDADGLDIRRLVDNYASSEQGQQWQKQSADQAITDPAKASQDLSR